In Paraburkholderia youngii, the genomic stretch ACCAGTCGAGCTGCAGGTCCATGTTCTCCTTGATCAGCTGCATCGGCACATGGCCCGGACCTTCGATCATCACCTGCACGTCGTGCTTCCATGCGATCTGCGTGAGCTCGCCGAGCGTCTTCAGCTCGCCCAGTTGCGCTTCGTCGTTCGCGTCGTAGATCGAGCCGGGACGCAGGCCGTCGCCGAGCGAGAAGGCCACGTCGTAGGCCTTCATGATTTCGCAGATCTCTTCGAAGTGCTCGTACAGGAAGCTTTCCTTGTGATGCGCGAGACACCACTTCGCCATGATCGAGCCGCCGCGCGACACGATGCCGGTCATCCGGTTCGCGGTGAGCGGCACGTATTGCAGACGCACGCCCGCGTGGATCGTGAAGTAGTCGACGCCCTGCTCAGCCTGTTCAATGAGGGTGTCGCGGAAGATTTCCCACGTCAGATCTTCGGCCTTGCCGTTGACCTTTTCGAGCGCCTGGTAGATCGGCACCGTGCCGATCGGCACCGGGCTGTTGCGGATGATCCATTCGCGCGTTTCATGAATGTGCTTGCCGGTCGACAGATCCATCACCGTGTCGCCGCCCCAGCGGATCGCCCACGTCATCTTGTCGACTTCCTCGCCGATGGAGGAGGTCACCGCCGAGTTGCCGATGTTCGCATTGACCTTCACGAGGAAGTTGCGGCCGATGATCATCGGCTCGCTCTCCGGATGATTGATGTTGTTCGGGATGATCGCGCGGCCGCGCGCGATTTCCTCGCGCACGAATTCCGCGGTGATTTCGCTGAGACCGTTCGGACCGAACGCGCTCGCGCCGAATGCCTGGCCGGGGTGCTGGCGGCCCATCATCGCGGCGAGCTTCGCGCCGTTCGGGCCGCTCGCCTTCAAGGTCTCCAGATACTCGGCACGACGCTGGTTCTCGCGAATCGCGATGTATTCCATTTCCGGCGTGATGATGCCTTGCTTCGCGTAGTGCATCTGCGTCACGTTCTGGCCGGCGATCGCGCGGCGCGGCGTGCGATGCAGGCCCGGGAAACGCAGCTGCGCGGTGGCCGGATCGGCGGCGCGCTCGCGGCTGAAGCTGCTCGACAGACCGGTCAGCGGCTCGGTGTCGCCGCGCTCCTCGATCCACGCCTGACGCAGCGCGGGCAGACCCGCGCGGATGTCGATCTTCGCGTCCGGGTCGGAGTAGGGGCCCGACGTGTCGTACACGTAGATCGGCGGATTCTTTTCGCCGCCGAAGCTGTCGGGCGTGTCTGCCTGCGAGATTTCGCGCATCGGCACGCGGATGTCGGGGCGTGAGCCGGTCACGTAGACCTTGCGCGAATTCGGCAGCGGCGCGACGGCGGCCTCGTCCACATGGGCTTCGGCGGAAATAAACTTCGGATTGGCGTTCATGTAAGTCTCCGTACAAAGTGGGGCGGCTAAGCAGGAGACTGAGATGGAAGTGGTCGGAAATCGCTAAGAGGTAAGGCTGTCGAGGCTGGTGCGAGATCCGTACGCTTCCCTGCGCTGGCATTATCCAGATCAGGTTCAAAGGGTATTTCTCACCCACGCAACACGGACCTCCAGCTCCGCGCTACGCAGGACCCCCGCGTTAGCAGCGCACACGATACACCGCCCGCCCGCGGTTTGGCAACCTGTCTGAGTGATTCAAAAAACTGGTCCAGATGAATCCAGACATCTCCTATGCTAATTTCGAGACCGCATCAGACAGGGCAATTTACAGCAATTGAACAGCCGGCTTACAGCGAAAAATCGTCGGCGGCTTCGGGCTGATACAGAATTTTGTCGATCTTGAGCACTTGCTGATCGCCGCTGGGTGGCGTAAAGCTGATGCTCTCGCCGCGGCGCGCGCCGAGCAGCGCGAGGCCAGCCGGCGAGAATACGTTCAGCCGCCCTTGCGCGAAATCGGCGTTGGGCGGA encodes the following:
- the thiC gene encoding phosphomethylpyrimidine synthase ThiC, whose protein sequence is MNANPKFISAEAHVDEAAVAPLPNSRKVYVTGSRPDIRVPMREISQADTPDSFGGEKNPPIYVYDTSGPYSDPDAKIDIRAGLPALRQAWIEERGDTEPLTGLSSSFSRERAADPATAQLRFPGLHRTPRRAIAGQNVTQMHYAKQGIITPEMEYIAIRENQRRAEYLETLKASGPNGAKLAAMMGRQHPGQAFGASAFGPNGLSEITAEFVREEIARGRAIIPNNINHPESEPMIIGRNFLVKVNANIGNSAVTSSIGEEVDKMTWAIRWGGDTVMDLSTGKHIHETREWIIRNSPVPIGTVPIYQALEKVNGKAEDLTWEIFRDTLIEQAEQGVDYFTIHAGVRLQYVPLTANRMTGIVSRGGSIMAKWCLAHHKESFLYEHFEEICEIMKAYDVAFSLGDGLRPGSIYDANDEAQLGELKTLGELTQIAWKHDVQVMIEGPGHVPMQLIKENMDLQLDWCDEAPFYTLGPLTTDIAPGYDHITSGIGAAMIGWFGTAMLCYVTPKEHLGLPNKDDVKTGIITYKLAAHAADLAKGHPGAQVRDNALSKARFEFRWEDQFNLGLDPDKAREFHDETLPKDSAKVAHFCSMCGPHFCSMKITQDVREFAAQQGVSDNEALQKGMEVKSIEFMKQGAEIYQRQ